In the genome of Coturnix japonica isolate 7356 chromosome 19, Coturnix japonica 2.1, whole genome shotgun sequence, one region contains:
- the LIMK1 gene encoding LIM domain kinase 1 has translation MRLMLLCCTWRDEPMGEEEGSDLPVCASCGQGIFDGQYLQALNADWHADCFRCGECGASLSHQYYEKDGRLYCKKDYWARYGELCHGCAEQITKGLVMVAGEQKYHPECFSCLNCRAFIGDGDTYALVERSKLYCGHCYYQMVVTPVIEQILPDSPGSRIPHTVTLVSIPACSDGKRGFSVSIDPHCGAQGCGAEHSRTVRVREVDPDCISPDVKNSIHVGDRILEINGTPIGHVPLDEIDLLIQETSRLLQLTIEHDPHEPLPRDSVLPCGPLPDPHSPLRSPVPVPHGDLGTMRQRAVMRSCSTDKSPGSSSVGSPASQRKDIGRSESLRVVSRAHRIFRPSDLIHGEVLGKGCFGQAIKVTHRETGEVMVMKELIRFDEETQRTFLKEVKVMRCLEHPNVLKFIGVLYKEKRLNFITEYIKGGTLRGLIKSMDSHYPWSQRVSFAKDIAAGMAYLHSMNIIHRDLNSHNCLVRENKSVVVADFGLARLMVDEKNQPEHLQNLKKPDRKKRYTVVGNPYWMAPEMINGRSYDEKVDIFSFGIVLCEIIGRVSADPDYLPRTTDFGLNVRGFLERYCPPACPPSFFPIAVCCCDLDPEKRPSFSKLEQWLETLRMHLDIRLPLSSQLEQLTCAFWETHRRGDGGLPPHPELPDTAPHLHPL, from the exons GTGTGGTGAGTGCGGGGCCTCGCTGTCCCACCAGTACTATGAGAAGGATGGGCGGCTGTACTGCAAGAAGGACTACTGGGCGCGTTATGGGGAGCTGTGCCAcggctgtgctgagcagatcACCAAAGGGCTGGTCATG GTGGCCGGGGAGCAGAAGTACCACCCTGAGTGCTTCAGCTGCCTCAATTGCCGTGCGTTCATCGGGGATGGGGACACCTATGCGCTGGTGGAGCGCTCCAAGCTGTACTG TGGGCACTGCTATTACCAGATGGTGGTGACGCCGGTCATCGAGCAGATCCTTCCTGACTCTCCGGGCTCCCGCATCCCTCACACCGTCACCCTCGTCTCCATCCCTGCCTGCTCCGATGGCAAACGTGGCTTCTCCGTCTCCATCGACCCGCACTGCGGTGCCCAGGGCTGCGGCGCTGAGCACTCACGCACCGTCCGCGTTCGAGA GGTGGACCCAGACTGCATCAGTCCTGATGTGAAGAACTCCATCCATGTGGGTGACCGCATCCTGGAGATCAATGGCACTCCCATTGGCCATGTCCCACTGGATGAG ATCGACCTGCTGATCCAGGAGACCAGCCGCCTGCTGCAGCTGACCATTGAGCACGACCCCCATGAGCCCCTGCCCCGCGActcagtgctgccctgtggCCCCCTGCCCGACCCACACAGCCCCCTGCGCTCTCCAGTCCCTGTACCCCATGGAGACCTTGGCACCATGCGCCAACGTGCTGTCAT gaggagctgcagcacagacaagTCTCCAGGCTCCAGCTCGGTGGGCTCACCTGCTTCCCAGCGCAAGGACATCGGCCGCTCCGAGTCGCTGCGTGTCGTCTCTCGCGCTCACCGCATCTTCCGGCCCTCTGACCTGATCCACGGCGAGGTGCTGGGCAAGGGCTGCTTCGGCCAGGCCATCAAG GTGACGCACAGGGAAACAGGAGAGGTGATGGTTATGAAGGAGCTGATCCGCTTTGATGAGGAGACGCAGAGGACCTTCCTCAAAGAG GTGAAGGTGATGCGCTGCCTGGAGCACCCCAATGTGCTGAAGTTCATTGGAGTGCTCTACAAGGAGAAGCGGCTCAACTTCATCACTGAGTACATAAAGGGGGGCACCTTGCGGGGCCTCATCAAGAGCATG GACAGCCACTACCCCTGGAGCCAGAGGGTCAGCTTCGCCAAGGACATTGCTGCTGGCATG GCTTACCTGCACTCCATGAACATCATCCATCGTGACCTCAACTCCCACAACTGCCTGGTGCGGGAG AACAAGAGCGTGGTGGTGGCCGACTTTGGGCTGGCGCGGCTGATGGTGGATGAGAAGAACCAACCCGAGCACCTCCAGAACCTGAAGAAGCCAGACCGCAAGAAGCGCTACACGGTGGTGGGCAACCCGTACTGGATGGCCCCCGAGATGATCAATG GGAGGAGCTACGATGAGAAGGTGGACATCTTCTCCTTCGGCATCGTGCTGTGCGAG ATCATCGGCCGGGTCAGTGCCGACCCCGACTACCTGCCCCGCACCACCGACTTCGGCCTCAACGTCCGTGGTTTCCTGGAGCGCTACTGTCCCCCTGCCTGCCCCCCCAGCTTCTTCCCCATCGCTGTCTGCTGCTGTGACCTGGACCCTGAGAAGCG GCCGTCCTTCAGCAAGCTGGAGCAGTGGCTGGAAACGCTGCGCATGCACCTGGACATCCGCCTCCCGCTCAGCTcgcagctggagcagctcacCTGCGCCTTCTGGGAGACACACCGACGGGGAGACGGGGGGCTGCCCCCCCACCCTGAGCTCCCCGACACAGCCCCCCACCTGCACCCCCTCTAA